From one Nothobranchius furzeri strain GRZ-AD chromosome 2, NfurGRZ-RIMD1, whole genome shotgun sequence genomic stretch:
- the LOC129165380 gene encoding uncharacterized protein isoform X4 — protein MIEEFRKTSAERDIPLIHQHMMRTFSLRREEIITSSLPVSELKDRWPALFNETQLYCEFHRITNLHLPHVFYAALDEYAPRLIGLYKKKKTGRVGENMDQLLLEYEQQDKNDICTTRTAALAGLPIYLKEDSSGIFKTCKDEMEFHEAALALVADVGEEDVPAGVPFSPRQVFVVLEDQVVMTHYRWTDALVCLFGLIYALHLSYPVKCSSFFEFIQVVLLKLDDERKQLRPKLQTLKNELV, from the exons ATGATAGAAGAGTTCCGGAAGACCTCTGCTGAAAGGGACATTCCACTCATTCATCAGCACATGATGCGCACTTTTTCCCTGAGACGTGAAGAGATCATTACATCTTCTCTTCCTGTATCAGAGCTTAAGGACAGATGGCCAGCTCTCTTTAATGAGACACAG ctctactgtGAATTTCACCGGATTACCAATCTTCATCTACCACATGTTTTTTATGCTGCACTGGATGAATATGCTCCTCGGCTGATTGGACTTtacaaaaagaagaaaactggACGGGTTGGTGAAAACATGGACCAGCTGTTGTTGGAATATGAGCAACAG GACAAGAATGACATCTGCACAACAAGAACAGCAGCCCTGGCTGGCCTGCCGATTTACCTCAAGGAGGATTCTTCAGGCATTTTCAAAACATGCAAG GATGAAATGGAGTTCCATGAAGCTGCACTTGCGCTGGTTGCTGATGTGGGTGAAGAGGATGTGCCTGCTGGAGTTCCTTTCTCACCACGCCAAGTGTTCGTTGTTCTTGAAGATCAGGTTGTAATGACTCATTACAGATGGACTGATGCTTTGGTGTGTTTGTTTGGGCTAATATATGCTCTGCATCTCAGCTATCCTGTGAAGTGTAGTAGCTTTTTTGAGTTCATTCAAGTAGTGTTGCTGAAGCTAGACGATGAGAGAAAGCAACTCAGACCAAAATTACAGACACTGAAAAATGAGCTGGTGTAG
- the LOC129165380 gene encoding uncharacterized protein isoform X3 translates to MLTQLWVLCHRQQQRQRPLEAFFGTEENFNHIARITSVLTEEAAHKERSSTAFHHLKTASEGFPPDLLHDLFEGVVPVEIAHCLKGLISSKYFTLEDLNRAILHFPYQHSDKVDRPHPIPTNFASRGTIGGNAHENHALLIMLPLLIGSKVPERDTFWEVLMELKDVVQLAMSQIFNEETIQYLARKILDHRQLFQEVFPNVRLRPKHHYIEHYPHLIKCFGPLVHLWTMRFEGKHKVFKKIIHDTHNYKNVLKTLAERHQSQMAFYLSSSKFFKPHVQTSKMESMYISSLPADTQSFISGIVDSDTVYGTKNISIDGTSFAIGRFVCTGAYAALPEFKEIRNILLISDKMHFLLKDYDTLYVEHLRSYELVEHIPESHSVKSVCQLSDHLPHFAYKIANELILTTKHFIPVSD, encoded by the exons TGTTTTGACTGAAGAAGCTGCGCACAAGGAGAGATCATCCACTGCTTTTCATCACCTAAAAACGGCCAGTGAAG GCTTCCCACCTGACCTCCTGCACGACCTGTTTGAAGGCGTTGTTCCAGTGGAGATAGCTCATTGCTTAAAAGGTTTGATTTCCAGTAAATATTTTACATTAGAAGACTTAAATCGAGCAATATTGCACTTTCCATATCAACATTCTGACAAAGTTGATCGCCCTCATCCAATACCCACTAATTTTGCCAGTCGAGGGACCATTGGTGGGAATGCTCATGAAAATCATGCCCTGCTTATAATGTTGCCTCTTCTCATTGGCTCAAAAGTCCCAGAAAGAGACACGTTTTGGGAAGTGCTAATGGAGTTAAAGGATGTCGTTCAGCTTGCCATGTCTCAGATTTTTAATGAAGAGACCATTCAGTACTTGGCTCGTAAAATATTGGACCACCGGCAACTCTTCCAAGAAGTGTTTCCTAATGTTCGATTAAGGCCAAAGCATCATTACATCGAGCATTACCCACACTTGATAAAATGCTTTGGTCCCTTGGTCCACCTTTGGACAATGAGATTTGAGGGAAAGCATAAGGTTTTCAAAAAAATTATTCATGACACTCACAACTacaaaaatgtgttaaaaactTTGGCAGAGCGACATCAAAGTCAGATGGCATTTTATTTGTCATCCTCAAAGTTTTTCAAACCACATGTTCAGACATCCAAAATGGAGTCTATGTACATCTCATCACTACCTGCAGATACACAATCATTTATCTCAGGTATTGTTGACAGTGACACAGTTTATGGAACAAAAAATATCTCAATTGATGGCACAAGCTTTGCAATTGGCAGGTTTGTATGTACTGGTGCTTATGCAGCCTTGCCAGAGTTCAAAGAGATTCGAAACATCCTACTCATCAGCGACAAAATGCATTTTCTCTTAAAAGACTACGACACTTTGTATGTTGAGCACTTGAGGTCATACGAACTAGTCGAGCATATACCGGAGAGTCATAGTGTCAAATCTGTGTGCCAGCTGTCTGACCACCTGCCACATTTTGCTTATAAGATTGCAAATGAACTAATTCTAacaacaaaacatttcattcCAGTGTCTGACTAA
- the LOC129165380 gene encoding uncharacterized protein isoform X1 has product MLTQLWVLCHRQQQRQRPLEAFFGTEENFNHIARITSVLTEEAAHKERSSTAFHHLKTASEGDIKHLKTASEGDIKHLKTASEGFPPDLLHDLFEGVVPVEIAHCLKGLISSKYFTLEDLNRAILHFPYQHSDKVDRPHPIPTNFASRGTIGGNAHENHALLIMLPLLIGSKVPERDTFWEVLMELKDVVQLAMSQIFNEETIQYLARKILDHRQLFQEVFPNVRLRPKHHYIEHYPHLIKCFGPLVHLWTMRFEGKHKVFKKIIHDTHNYKNVLKTLAERHQSQMAFYLSSSKFFKPHVQTSKMESMYISSLPADTQSFISGIVDSDTVYGTKNISIDGTSFAIGRFVCTGAYAALPEFKEIRNILLISDKMHFLLKDYDTLYVEHLRSYELVEHIPESHSVKSVCQLSDHLPHFAYKIANELILTTKHFIPVSD; this is encoded by the exons TGTTTTGACTGAAGAAGCTGCGCACAAGGAGAGATCATCCACTGCTTTTCATCACCTAAAAACGGCCAGTGAAGGTGATATAAAACACCTAAAAACGGCCAGTGAAGGTGATATAAAACACCTAAAAACGGCCAGTGAAG GCTTCCCACCTGACCTCCTGCACGACCTGTTTGAAGGCGTTGTTCCAGTGGAGATAGCTCATTGCTTAAAAGGTTTGATTTCCAGTAAATATTTTACATTAGAAGACTTAAATCGAGCAATATTGCACTTTCCATATCAACATTCTGACAAAGTTGATCGCCCTCATCCAATACCCACTAATTTTGCCAGTCGAGGGACCATTGGTGGGAATGCTCATGAAAATCATGCCCTGCTTATAATGTTGCCTCTTCTCATTGGCTCAAAAGTCCCAGAAAGAGACACGTTTTGGGAAGTGCTAATGGAGTTAAAGGATGTCGTTCAGCTTGCCATGTCTCAGATTTTTAATGAAGAGACCATTCAGTACTTGGCTCGTAAAATATTGGACCACCGGCAACTCTTCCAAGAAGTGTTTCCTAATGTTCGATTAAGGCCAAAGCATCATTACATCGAGCATTACCCACACTTGATAAAATGCTTTGGTCCCTTGGTCCACCTTTGGACAATGAGATTTGAGGGAAAGCATAAGGTTTTCAAAAAAATTATTCATGACACTCACAACTacaaaaatgtgttaaaaactTTGGCAGAGCGACATCAAAGTCAGATGGCATTTTATTTGTCATCCTCAAAGTTTTTCAAACCACATGTTCAGACATCCAAAATGGAGTCTATGTACATCTCATCACTACCTGCAGATACACAATCATTTATCTCAGGTATTGTTGACAGTGACACAGTTTATGGAACAAAAAATATCTCAATTGATGGCACAAGCTTTGCAATTGGCAGGTTTGTATGTACTGGTGCTTATGCAGCCTTGCCAGAGTTCAAAGAGATTCGAAACATCCTACTCATCAGCGACAAAATGCATTTTCTCTTAAAAGACTACGACACTTTGTATGTTGAGCACTTGAGGTCATACGAACTAGTCGAGCATATACCGGAGAGTCATAGTGTCAAATCTGTGTGCCAGCTGTCTGACCACCTGCCACATTTTGCTTATAAGATTGCAAATGAACTAATTCTAacaacaaaacatttcattcCAGTGTCTGACTAA
- the LOC129165380 gene encoding uncharacterized protein isoform X2 has product MLTQLWVLCHRQQQRQRPLEAFFGTEENFNHIARITSVLTEEAAHKERSSTAFHHLKTASEGDIKHLKTASEGFPPDLLHDLFEGVVPVEIAHCLKGLISSKYFTLEDLNRAILHFPYQHSDKVDRPHPIPTNFASRGTIGGNAHENHALLIMLPLLIGSKVPERDTFWEVLMELKDVVQLAMSQIFNEETIQYLARKILDHRQLFQEVFPNVRLRPKHHYIEHYPHLIKCFGPLVHLWTMRFEGKHKVFKKIIHDTHNYKNVLKTLAERHQSQMAFYLSSSKFFKPHVQTSKMESMYISSLPADTQSFISGIVDSDTVYGTKNISIDGTSFAIGRFVCTGAYAALPEFKEIRNILLISDKMHFLLKDYDTLYVEHLRSYELVEHIPESHSVKSVCQLSDHLPHFAYKIANELILTTKHFIPVSD; this is encoded by the exons TGTTTTGACTGAAGAAGCTGCGCACAAGGAGAGATCATCCACTGCTTTTCATCACCTAAAAACGGCCAGTGAAGGTGATATAAAACACCTAAAAACGGCCAGTGAAG GCTTCCCACCTGACCTCCTGCACGACCTGTTTGAAGGCGTTGTTCCAGTGGAGATAGCTCATTGCTTAAAAGGTTTGATTTCCAGTAAATATTTTACATTAGAAGACTTAAATCGAGCAATATTGCACTTTCCATATCAACATTCTGACAAAGTTGATCGCCCTCATCCAATACCCACTAATTTTGCCAGTCGAGGGACCATTGGTGGGAATGCTCATGAAAATCATGCCCTGCTTATAATGTTGCCTCTTCTCATTGGCTCAAAAGTCCCAGAAAGAGACACGTTTTGGGAAGTGCTAATGGAGTTAAAGGATGTCGTTCAGCTTGCCATGTCTCAGATTTTTAATGAAGAGACCATTCAGTACTTGGCTCGTAAAATATTGGACCACCGGCAACTCTTCCAAGAAGTGTTTCCTAATGTTCGATTAAGGCCAAAGCATCATTACATCGAGCATTACCCACACTTGATAAAATGCTTTGGTCCCTTGGTCCACCTTTGGACAATGAGATTTGAGGGAAAGCATAAGGTTTTCAAAAAAATTATTCATGACACTCACAACTacaaaaatgtgttaaaaactTTGGCAGAGCGACATCAAAGTCAGATGGCATTTTATTTGTCATCCTCAAAGTTTTTCAAACCACATGTTCAGACATCCAAAATGGAGTCTATGTACATCTCATCACTACCTGCAGATACACAATCATTTATCTCAGGTATTGTTGACAGTGACACAGTTTATGGAACAAAAAATATCTCAATTGATGGCACAAGCTTTGCAATTGGCAGGTTTGTATGTACTGGTGCTTATGCAGCCTTGCCAGAGTTCAAAGAGATTCGAAACATCCTACTCATCAGCGACAAAATGCATTTTCTCTTAAAAGACTACGACACTTTGTATGTTGAGCACTTGAGGTCATACGAACTAGTCGAGCATATACCGGAGAGTCATAGTGTCAAATCTGTGTGCCAGCTGTCTGACCACCTGCCACATTTTGCTTATAAGATTGCAAATGAACTAATTCTAacaacaaaacatttcattcCAGTGTCTGACTAA